Proteins co-encoded in one Neodiprion lecontei isolate iyNeoLeco1 chromosome 3, iyNeoLeco1.1, whole genome shotgun sequence genomic window:
- the LOC107220086 gene encoding glycerol-3-phosphate acyltransferase 1, mitochondrial isoform X1, whose product MDGLVELFLFCGALYYIFNWRANNMVDVLSTRLQEVYAQWEARTEMATTETLDSGSRLSYDGLRRAGQQYQKRKTQSREQARKVRDNNLYRIKESEPVAPTPPPKIVPFLNRCCGQCNPSSTNTLVSSAQKHYQTTGTNILLVDPGPSLVSKIFCHIANVYAFKKYDYPRVTQTVLTDERLKEAIKQAADESVKDDGVTVLEALAKAEERARTILAQMQSSLSDALLRLTAWTLYKVLPCFIQSAVVQPIQIDMLKKANDCGLPLIFLPLHRSHLDYVMISFILLSNDIRNPLIAAGDNLKIPFFGWLLSGLGAFYIKRRIDPVLGRKDMLYRAVLHTYLVESLRAGHNIEFFIEGGRTRTGKPCMPKVGILSVILDAYMDGTIDDALIVPVSMNYERLVDGNFVREQLGQPKKMETFGTAISALWSTLMGNYGIVKVDFSQPFSLREMLKSLQAQQNKLTVQSAASRPLKSTVSSSSLYGTDVVSEEYRQLVDCIAKHVIHDCAKSTPIMSTNVVAFLLLNKFRDGCTLDRLVESFDSIRQELEWSQRNIAFCGESIDIINHALDILGPGLVKQQRQEVTDTVEGQAIRNEVIVAIRPVSILPNVIELSYYSNSMLVHYVLDSVVVTALYGSLHSQINDPQAIANNNITVFQDTLLEKALKVCDILKYEFIFCRPCQDLETLLIETINNLTTTSIITLKEEAYTEEELWSRRYARNLDDSSDEEYAVTNRTKKIEYKLNLDTECSRRMEFLHTLLRPFVDTYTMSAFALRKLVGRSLTERDLLYEVLAEIKTGLDRGIVNYGESLCVDPIKNSFKLFEKWEVLECHPQENVKIYYLKEEYDNDKAANQIYESIATFKWTRNID is encoded by the exons ATGGACGGTTTAGTCGAGCTCTTTTTGTTCTGTGGAGCTCTCTACTACATATTCAACTGGAG AGCTAACAATATGGTCGACGTACTGTCTACGCGACTCCAGGAGGTTTACGCGCAATGGGAAGCACGGACTGAAATGGCAACGACCGAAACGTTGGATTCCGGCTCGCGACTCTCCTACGATG gACTGCGAAGAGCCGGTCAACAATATCAGAAGAGAAAAACTCAGAGTAGAGAACAGGCGAGGAAAGTCCGGGACAATAATCTCTACAGGATCAAGGAGTCTGAACCCGTAGCGCCTACACCTCCGCCCAAAATTGTACCGTTTCTGAATCGCTGCTGCGGACAGTGCAACCCTTCTTCAACG AATACGTTGGTCAGCAGTGCACAGAAACACTATCAAACTACCGGCACAAACATATTGCTAGTCGATCCTGGGCCCAGTCTAGTCTCGAAAATCTTCTGTCACATAGCGAATGTTTATGCCTTCAAGAAATACGATTATCCCAGAGTAACGCAGACC GTACTTACCGATGAAAGATTAAAAGAAGCGATAAAGCAGGCAGCTGATGAATCGGTCAAGGATGATGGAGTTACCGTACTGGAGGCCTTGGCCAAAGCGGAGGAGAGAGCTAGGACGATACTTGCGCAAATGCAGAGTAGTTTGAGCGACGCGTTACTCAGGTTAACCGCATGGACCCTTTACAAAGTCTTGCCGTGCTTCATTCAGTCTGCCGTCGTACAACCGATCCAAATAGATATGCTGAAGAAAGCAAACGACTGCGGCTTACCACTGATATTTTTACCTCTTCATAGAAGTCACCTCGATTATGTTATGATTAGTTTCATTCTACTCAGCAATGACATCAGAAATCCGCTCATCGCTGCTGGGGATAATTTGAAGATACCGTTCTTTGG ATGGCTTCTGAGCGGCCTGGGAGCCTTTTACATAAAGAGGAGGATCGATCCGGTCCTCGGACGTAAAGACATGCTGTATCGTGCGGTACTTCACACATACCTTGTCGAGAGTCTCAGAGCCGGTCACAACATTGAATTCTTTATCGAAGGAGGTCGTACGCGAACGGGTAAACCTTGCATGCCAAAGGTTGGAATTCTGAGTGTTATACTCGATGCTTATATGGATGGAACTATCGACGATGCGTTAATTGTGCCGGTATCTATGAACTATGAGCGACTGGTGGACGGGAACTTTGTCAGGGAGCAGCTAGGTCAACCAAAGAAAATGGAAACCTTTGGCACAGCTATTAGCGCTTTGTGGTCAACTCTGATGGGAAACTATGGAATAGTCAAAGTAGACTTCAGCCAGCCGTTTTCATTGAGG GAAATGCTCAAGTCTTTGCAAGCACAGCAAAATAAATTGACGGTGCAGTCCGCAGCATCAAGGCCGTTAAAGTCTACCGTATCCAGTTCATCTCTCTATGGTACCGACGTTGTTTCTGAAGAATATCGTCAGCTTGTCGACTGTATCGCGAAACATGTTATTCACG ATTGTGCCAAGTCGACACCTATAATGTCCACTAACGTCGTCGCGTTTTTGCTATTGAACAAATTTAGAGATGGATGTACTTTGGACAGGCTAGTAGAATCTTTTGACTCTATTAGGCAGGAGCTGGAATGGAGTCAGAGAAATATTGCATTTTGCGGAGAAAGCATCGACATCATTAATCACGCG CTCGATATACTTGGACCTGGCCTTGTCAAACAACAGAGACAAGAGGTAACGGACACGGTAGAAGGTCAGGCCATCAGAAATGAAGTTATCGTTGCAATCAGGCCTGTCTCCATTCTACCGAACGTCATCGAATTGTCATATTACAGTAACAGCATGCTTGTGCATTACGTCCTTGACAGCGTAGTCG TTACCGCGCTGTATGGGAGCTTACATTCCCAGATCAATGACCCTCAGGCAATAGCGAATAACAATATAACGGTATTTCAAGATACTTTATTGGAAAAGGCTTTGAAAGTTTGTGACATACTAAAGTATGAATTTATATTCTGTCGACCTTGTCAAGATTTAGAAACTCTCCTCATAGAAACGATCAATAACCTAACCACAACGAGTATAATTACATTGAAAGAG GAAGCTTACACAGAGGAGGAACTATGGAGCAGAAGATACGCCCGGAATCTAGATGATAGCTCTGATGAAGAATATGCTGTGACTAATagaaccaaaaaaattgaatataag ctAAATTTAGACACTGAATGCTCGAGGCGAATGGAGTTTCTCCACACGTTATTACGTCCCTTTGTTGATACGTACACCATGAGTGCTTTTGCATTACGAAAATTGGTTGGAAGGTCTTTAACTGAAAGAGACCTTCTGTACGAAGTATTGGCTGAAATTAAGACAGGCCTGGATCGTGGTATAGTCAATTACG gTGAAAGTCTGTGCGTTGATCCGATAAAGAATTCATTTAAACTGTTTGAAAAGTGGGAGGTACTGGAATGCCATCCTCAAGAGaatgttaaaatttattatcttAAGGAAGAATACGACAACGACAAGGCAGCTAACCAAATATACGAGAGTATCGCAACTTTCAAGTGGACTAGAAACATTGATTAG
- the LOC107220086 gene encoding glycerol-3-phosphate acyltransferase 1, mitochondrial isoform X3, whose translation MHDESKNFMSRCSRWLRIVVVHGYPERNTLVSSAQKHYQTTGTNILLVDPGPSLVSKIFCHIANVYAFKKYDYPRVTQTVLTDERLKEAIKQAADESVKDDGVTVLEALAKAEERARTILAQMQSSLSDALLRLTAWTLYKVLPCFIQSAVVQPIQIDMLKKANDCGLPLIFLPLHRSHLDYVMISFILLSNDIRNPLIAAGDNLKIPFFGWLLSGLGAFYIKRRIDPVLGRKDMLYRAVLHTYLVESLRAGHNIEFFIEGGRTRTGKPCMPKVGILSVILDAYMDGTIDDALIVPVSMNYERLVDGNFVREQLGQPKKMETFGTAISALWSTLMGNYGIVKVDFSQPFSLREMLKSLQAQQNKLTVQSAASRPLKSTVSSSSLYGTDVVSEEYRQLVDCIAKHVIHDCAKSTPIMSTNVVAFLLLNKFRDGCTLDRLVESFDSIRQELEWSQRNIAFCGESIDIINHALDILGPGLVKQQRQEVTDTVEGQAIRNEVIVAIRPVSILPNVIELSYYSNSMLVHYVLDSVVVTALYGSLHSQINDPQAIANNNITVFQDTLLEKALKVCDILKYEFIFCRPCQDLETLLIETINNLTTTSIITLKEEAYTEEELWSRRYARNLDDSSDEEYAVTNRTKKIEYKLNLDTECSRRMEFLHTLLRPFVDTYTMSAFALRKLVGRSLTERDLLYEVLAEIKTGLDRGIVNYGESLCVDPIKNSFKLFEKWEVLECHPQENVKIYYLKEEYDNDKAANQIYESIATFKWTRNID comes from the exons ATGCACGATGAATCGAAGAATTTTATGTCACGCTGTTCACGCTGGCTCCGTATTGTCGTCGTACACGGCTATCCGGAAAGA AATACGTTGGTCAGCAGTGCACAGAAACACTATCAAACTACCGGCACAAACATATTGCTAGTCGATCCTGGGCCCAGTCTAGTCTCGAAAATCTTCTGTCACATAGCGAATGTTTATGCCTTCAAGAAATACGATTATCCCAGAGTAACGCAGACC GTACTTACCGATGAAAGATTAAAAGAAGCGATAAAGCAGGCAGCTGATGAATCGGTCAAGGATGATGGAGTTACCGTACTGGAGGCCTTGGCCAAAGCGGAGGAGAGAGCTAGGACGATACTTGCGCAAATGCAGAGTAGTTTGAGCGACGCGTTACTCAGGTTAACCGCATGGACCCTTTACAAAGTCTTGCCGTGCTTCATTCAGTCTGCCGTCGTACAACCGATCCAAATAGATATGCTGAAGAAAGCAAACGACTGCGGCTTACCACTGATATTTTTACCTCTTCATAGAAGTCACCTCGATTATGTTATGATTAGTTTCATTCTACTCAGCAATGACATCAGAAATCCGCTCATCGCTGCTGGGGATAATTTGAAGATACCGTTCTTTGG ATGGCTTCTGAGCGGCCTGGGAGCCTTTTACATAAAGAGGAGGATCGATCCGGTCCTCGGACGTAAAGACATGCTGTATCGTGCGGTACTTCACACATACCTTGTCGAGAGTCTCAGAGCCGGTCACAACATTGAATTCTTTATCGAAGGAGGTCGTACGCGAACGGGTAAACCTTGCATGCCAAAGGTTGGAATTCTGAGTGTTATACTCGATGCTTATATGGATGGAACTATCGACGATGCGTTAATTGTGCCGGTATCTATGAACTATGAGCGACTGGTGGACGGGAACTTTGTCAGGGAGCAGCTAGGTCAACCAAAGAAAATGGAAACCTTTGGCACAGCTATTAGCGCTTTGTGGTCAACTCTGATGGGAAACTATGGAATAGTCAAAGTAGACTTCAGCCAGCCGTTTTCATTGAGG GAAATGCTCAAGTCTTTGCAAGCACAGCAAAATAAATTGACGGTGCAGTCCGCAGCATCAAGGCCGTTAAAGTCTACCGTATCCAGTTCATCTCTCTATGGTACCGACGTTGTTTCTGAAGAATATCGTCAGCTTGTCGACTGTATCGCGAAACATGTTATTCACG ATTGTGCCAAGTCGACACCTATAATGTCCACTAACGTCGTCGCGTTTTTGCTATTGAACAAATTTAGAGATGGATGTACTTTGGACAGGCTAGTAGAATCTTTTGACTCTATTAGGCAGGAGCTGGAATGGAGTCAGAGAAATATTGCATTTTGCGGAGAAAGCATCGACATCATTAATCACGCG CTCGATATACTTGGACCTGGCCTTGTCAAACAACAGAGACAAGAGGTAACGGACACGGTAGAAGGTCAGGCCATCAGAAATGAAGTTATCGTTGCAATCAGGCCTGTCTCCATTCTACCGAACGTCATCGAATTGTCATATTACAGTAACAGCATGCTTGTGCATTACGTCCTTGACAGCGTAGTCG TTACCGCGCTGTATGGGAGCTTACATTCCCAGATCAATGACCCTCAGGCAATAGCGAATAACAATATAACGGTATTTCAAGATACTTTATTGGAAAAGGCTTTGAAAGTTTGTGACATACTAAAGTATGAATTTATATTCTGTCGACCTTGTCAAGATTTAGAAACTCTCCTCATAGAAACGATCAATAACCTAACCACAACGAGTATAATTACATTGAAAGAG GAAGCTTACACAGAGGAGGAACTATGGAGCAGAAGATACGCCCGGAATCTAGATGATAGCTCTGATGAAGAATATGCTGTGACTAATagaaccaaaaaaattgaatataag ctAAATTTAGACACTGAATGCTCGAGGCGAATGGAGTTTCTCCACACGTTATTACGTCCCTTTGTTGATACGTACACCATGAGTGCTTTTGCATTACGAAAATTGGTTGGAAGGTCTTTAACTGAAAGAGACCTTCTGTACGAAGTATTGGCTGAAATTAAGACAGGCCTGGATCGTGGTATAGTCAATTACG gTGAAAGTCTGTGCGTTGATCCGATAAAGAATTCATTTAAACTGTTTGAAAAGTGGGAGGTACTGGAATGCCATCCTCAAGAGaatgttaaaatttattatcttAAGGAAGAATACGACAACGACAAGGCAGCTAACCAAATATACGAGAGTATCGCAACTTTCAAGTGGACTAGAAACATTGATTAG
- the LOC107220086 gene encoding glycerol-3-phosphate acyltransferase 1, mitochondrial isoform X2, with translation MVDVLSTRLQEVYAQWEARTEMATTETLDSGSRLSYDGLRRAGQQYQKRKTQSREQARKVRDNNLYRIKESEPVAPTPPPKIVPFLNRCCGQCNPSSTNTLVSSAQKHYQTTGTNILLVDPGPSLVSKIFCHIANVYAFKKYDYPRVTQTVLTDERLKEAIKQAADESVKDDGVTVLEALAKAEERARTILAQMQSSLSDALLRLTAWTLYKVLPCFIQSAVVQPIQIDMLKKANDCGLPLIFLPLHRSHLDYVMISFILLSNDIRNPLIAAGDNLKIPFFGWLLSGLGAFYIKRRIDPVLGRKDMLYRAVLHTYLVESLRAGHNIEFFIEGGRTRTGKPCMPKVGILSVILDAYMDGTIDDALIVPVSMNYERLVDGNFVREQLGQPKKMETFGTAISALWSTLMGNYGIVKVDFSQPFSLREMLKSLQAQQNKLTVQSAASRPLKSTVSSSSLYGTDVVSEEYRQLVDCIAKHVIHDCAKSTPIMSTNVVAFLLLNKFRDGCTLDRLVESFDSIRQELEWSQRNIAFCGESIDIINHALDILGPGLVKQQRQEVTDTVEGQAIRNEVIVAIRPVSILPNVIELSYYSNSMLVHYVLDSVVVTALYGSLHSQINDPQAIANNNITVFQDTLLEKALKVCDILKYEFIFCRPCQDLETLLIETINNLTTTSIITLKEEAYTEEELWSRRYARNLDDSSDEEYAVTNRTKKIEYKLNLDTECSRRMEFLHTLLRPFVDTYTMSAFALRKLVGRSLTERDLLYEVLAEIKTGLDRGIVNYGESLCVDPIKNSFKLFEKWEVLECHPQENVKIYYLKEEYDNDKAANQIYESIATFKWTRNID, from the exons ATGGTCGACGTACTGTCTACGCGACTCCAGGAGGTTTACGCGCAATGGGAAGCACGGACTGAAATGGCAACGACCGAAACGTTGGATTCCGGCTCGCGACTCTCCTACGATG gACTGCGAAGAGCCGGTCAACAATATCAGAAGAGAAAAACTCAGAGTAGAGAACAGGCGAGGAAAGTCCGGGACAATAATCTCTACAGGATCAAGGAGTCTGAACCCGTAGCGCCTACACCTCCGCCCAAAATTGTACCGTTTCTGAATCGCTGCTGCGGACAGTGCAACCCTTCTTCAACG AATACGTTGGTCAGCAGTGCACAGAAACACTATCAAACTACCGGCACAAACATATTGCTAGTCGATCCTGGGCCCAGTCTAGTCTCGAAAATCTTCTGTCACATAGCGAATGTTTATGCCTTCAAGAAATACGATTATCCCAGAGTAACGCAGACC GTACTTACCGATGAAAGATTAAAAGAAGCGATAAAGCAGGCAGCTGATGAATCGGTCAAGGATGATGGAGTTACCGTACTGGAGGCCTTGGCCAAAGCGGAGGAGAGAGCTAGGACGATACTTGCGCAAATGCAGAGTAGTTTGAGCGACGCGTTACTCAGGTTAACCGCATGGACCCTTTACAAAGTCTTGCCGTGCTTCATTCAGTCTGCCGTCGTACAACCGATCCAAATAGATATGCTGAAGAAAGCAAACGACTGCGGCTTACCACTGATATTTTTACCTCTTCATAGAAGTCACCTCGATTATGTTATGATTAGTTTCATTCTACTCAGCAATGACATCAGAAATCCGCTCATCGCTGCTGGGGATAATTTGAAGATACCGTTCTTTGG ATGGCTTCTGAGCGGCCTGGGAGCCTTTTACATAAAGAGGAGGATCGATCCGGTCCTCGGACGTAAAGACATGCTGTATCGTGCGGTACTTCACACATACCTTGTCGAGAGTCTCAGAGCCGGTCACAACATTGAATTCTTTATCGAAGGAGGTCGTACGCGAACGGGTAAACCTTGCATGCCAAAGGTTGGAATTCTGAGTGTTATACTCGATGCTTATATGGATGGAACTATCGACGATGCGTTAATTGTGCCGGTATCTATGAACTATGAGCGACTGGTGGACGGGAACTTTGTCAGGGAGCAGCTAGGTCAACCAAAGAAAATGGAAACCTTTGGCACAGCTATTAGCGCTTTGTGGTCAACTCTGATGGGAAACTATGGAATAGTCAAAGTAGACTTCAGCCAGCCGTTTTCATTGAGG GAAATGCTCAAGTCTTTGCAAGCACAGCAAAATAAATTGACGGTGCAGTCCGCAGCATCAAGGCCGTTAAAGTCTACCGTATCCAGTTCATCTCTCTATGGTACCGACGTTGTTTCTGAAGAATATCGTCAGCTTGTCGACTGTATCGCGAAACATGTTATTCACG ATTGTGCCAAGTCGACACCTATAATGTCCACTAACGTCGTCGCGTTTTTGCTATTGAACAAATTTAGAGATGGATGTACTTTGGACAGGCTAGTAGAATCTTTTGACTCTATTAGGCAGGAGCTGGAATGGAGTCAGAGAAATATTGCATTTTGCGGAGAAAGCATCGACATCATTAATCACGCG CTCGATATACTTGGACCTGGCCTTGTCAAACAACAGAGACAAGAGGTAACGGACACGGTAGAAGGTCAGGCCATCAGAAATGAAGTTATCGTTGCAATCAGGCCTGTCTCCATTCTACCGAACGTCATCGAATTGTCATATTACAGTAACAGCATGCTTGTGCATTACGTCCTTGACAGCGTAGTCG TTACCGCGCTGTATGGGAGCTTACATTCCCAGATCAATGACCCTCAGGCAATAGCGAATAACAATATAACGGTATTTCAAGATACTTTATTGGAAAAGGCTTTGAAAGTTTGTGACATACTAAAGTATGAATTTATATTCTGTCGACCTTGTCAAGATTTAGAAACTCTCCTCATAGAAACGATCAATAACCTAACCACAACGAGTATAATTACATTGAAAGAG GAAGCTTACACAGAGGAGGAACTATGGAGCAGAAGATACGCCCGGAATCTAGATGATAGCTCTGATGAAGAATATGCTGTGACTAATagaaccaaaaaaattgaatataag ctAAATTTAGACACTGAATGCTCGAGGCGAATGGAGTTTCTCCACACGTTATTACGTCCCTTTGTTGATACGTACACCATGAGTGCTTTTGCATTACGAAAATTGGTTGGAAGGTCTTTAACTGAAAGAGACCTTCTGTACGAAGTATTGGCTGAAATTAAGACAGGCCTGGATCGTGGTATAGTCAATTACG gTGAAAGTCTGTGCGTTGATCCGATAAAGAATTCATTTAAACTGTTTGAAAAGTGGGAGGTACTGGAATGCCATCCTCAAGAGaatgttaaaatttattatcttAAGGAAGAATACGACAACGACAAGGCAGCTAACCAAATATACGAGAGTATCGCAACTTTCAAGTGGACTAGAAACATTGATTAG
- the LOC107220086 gene encoding glycerol-3-phosphate acyltransferase 1, mitochondrial isoform X4, with protein sequence MSLLPWNTLVSSAQKHYQTTGTNILLVDPGPSLVSKIFCHIANVYAFKKYDYPRVTQTVLTDERLKEAIKQAADESVKDDGVTVLEALAKAEERARTILAQMQSSLSDALLRLTAWTLYKVLPCFIQSAVVQPIQIDMLKKANDCGLPLIFLPLHRSHLDYVMISFILLSNDIRNPLIAAGDNLKIPFFGWLLSGLGAFYIKRRIDPVLGRKDMLYRAVLHTYLVESLRAGHNIEFFIEGGRTRTGKPCMPKVGILSVILDAYMDGTIDDALIVPVSMNYERLVDGNFVREQLGQPKKMETFGTAISALWSTLMGNYGIVKVDFSQPFSLREMLKSLQAQQNKLTVQSAASRPLKSTVSSSSLYGTDVVSEEYRQLVDCIAKHVIHDCAKSTPIMSTNVVAFLLLNKFRDGCTLDRLVESFDSIRQELEWSQRNIAFCGESIDIINHALDILGPGLVKQQRQEVTDTVEGQAIRNEVIVAIRPVSILPNVIELSYYSNSMLVHYVLDSVVVTALYGSLHSQINDPQAIANNNITVFQDTLLEKALKVCDILKYEFIFCRPCQDLETLLIETINNLTTTSIITLKEEAYTEEELWSRRYARNLDDSSDEEYAVTNRTKKIEYKLNLDTECSRRMEFLHTLLRPFVDTYTMSAFALRKLVGRSLTERDLLYEVLAEIKTGLDRGIVNYGESLCVDPIKNSFKLFEKWEVLECHPQENVKIYYLKEEYDNDKAANQIYESIATFKWTRNID encoded by the exons ATGAGTCTCCTACCATGG AATACGTTGGTCAGCAGTGCACAGAAACACTATCAAACTACCGGCACAAACATATTGCTAGTCGATCCTGGGCCCAGTCTAGTCTCGAAAATCTTCTGTCACATAGCGAATGTTTATGCCTTCAAGAAATACGATTATCCCAGAGTAACGCAGACC GTACTTACCGATGAAAGATTAAAAGAAGCGATAAAGCAGGCAGCTGATGAATCGGTCAAGGATGATGGAGTTACCGTACTGGAGGCCTTGGCCAAAGCGGAGGAGAGAGCTAGGACGATACTTGCGCAAATGCAGAGTAGTTTGAGCGACGCGTTACTCAGGTTAACCGCATGGACCCTTTACAAAGTCTTGCCGTGCTTCATTCAGTCTGCCGTCGTACAACCGATCCAAATAGATATGCTGAAGAAAGCAAACGACTGCGGCTTACCACTGATATTTTTACCTCTTCATAGAAGTCACCTCGATTATGTTATGATTAGTTTCATTCTACTCAGCAATGACATCAGAAATCCGCTCATCGCTGCTGGGGATAATTTGAAGATACCGTTCTTTGG ATGGCTTCTGAGCGGCCTGGGAGCCTTTTACATAAAGAGGAGGATCGATCCGGTCCTCGGACGTAAAGACATGCTGTATCGTGCGGTACTTCACACATACCTTGTCGAGAGTCTCAGAGCCGGTCACAACATTGAATTCTTTATCGAAGGAGGTCGTACGCGAACGGGTAAACCTTGCATGCCAAAGGTTGGAATTCTGAGTGTTATACTCGATGCTTATATGGATGGAACTATCGACGATGCGTTAATTGTGCCGGTATCTATGAACTATGAGCGACTGGTGGACGGGAACTTTGTCAGGGAGCAGCTAGGTCAACCAAAGAAAATGGAAACCTTTGGCACAGCTATTAGCGCTTTGTGGTCAACTCTGATGGGAAACTATGGAATAGTCAAAGTAGACTTCAGCCAGCCGTTTTCATTGAGG GAAATGCTCAAGTCTTTGCAAGCACAGCAAAATAAATTGACGGTGCAGTCCGCAGCATCAAGGCCGTTAAAGTCTACCGTATCCAGTTCATCTCTCTATGGTACCGACGTTGTTTCTGAAGAATATCGTCAGCTTGTCGACTGTATCGCGAAACATGTTATTCACG ATTGTGCCAAGTCGACACCTATAATGTCCACTAACGTCGTCGCGTTTTTGCTATTGAACAAATTTAGAGATGGATGTACTTTGGACAGGCTAGTAGAATCTTTTGACTCTATTAGGCAGGAGCTGGAATGGAGTCAGAGAAATATTGCATTTTGCGGAGAAAGCATCGACATCATTAATCACGCG CTCGATATACTTGGACCTGGCCTTGTCAAACAACAGAGACAAGAGGTAACGGACACGGTAGAAGGTCAGGCCATCAGAAATGAAGTTATCGTTGCAATCAGGCCTGTCTCCATTCTACCGAACGTCATCGAATTGTCATATTACAGTAACAGCATGCTTGTGCATTACGTCCTTGACAGCGTAGTCG TTACCGCGCTGTATGGGAGCTTACATTCCCAGATCAATGACCCTCAGGCAATAGCGAATAACAATATAACGGTATTTCAAGATACTTTATTGGAAAAGGCTTTGAAAGTTTGTGACATACTAAAGTATGAATTTATATTCTGTCGACCTTGTCAAGATTTAGAAACTCTCCTCATAGAAACGATCAATAACCTAACCACAACGAGTATAATTACATTGAAAGAG GAAGCTTACACAGAGGAGGAACTATGGAGCAGAAGATACGCCCGGAATCTAGATGATAGCTCTGATGAAGAATATGCTGTGACTAATagaaccaaaaaaattgaatataag ctAAATTTAGACACTGAATGCTCGAGGCGAATGGAGTTTCTCCACACGTTATTACGTCCCTTTGTTGATACGTACACCATGAGTGCTTTTGCATTACGAAAATTGGTTGGAAGGTCTTTAACTGAAAGAGACCTTCTGTACGAAGTATTGGCTGAAATTAAGACAGGCCTGGATCGTGGTATAGTCAATTACG gTGAAAGTCTGTGCGTTGATCCGATAAAGAATTCATTTAAACTGTTTGAAAAGTGGGAGGTACTGGAATGCCATCCTCAAGAGaatgttaaaatttattatcttAAGGAAGAATACGACAACGACAAGGCAGCTAACCAAATATACGAGAGTATCGCAACTTTCAAGTGGACTAGAAACATTGATTAG